In Trichoplusia ni isolate ovarian cell line Hi5 chromosome 10, tn1, whole genome shotgun sequence, the genomic window ATGTCGTCTTGCGCAAATGCATTCGCCGGAATAGTATAAAAGCTAGAAAAAACTCATCAACAGATATCAGTTACCAAACCGATCTAGTCTTCtaacaatcaacaaaaaaaccAATCAAAAATGAAATTCGCCGTAAGTATCCAGTAATTACTAAAAGCTTCTAAAAAATCTTGGGTcatttttcacttgtttttttttctcaggtTGCTTTTGCCGCCGTCTTGGCTGTGGCTTCTGCCCAGCTTTCTGCATTCGCTCCATTCAGACAAGAGCTTCGTCCCAGTGCCCCTGCTCCTCGTCCCCAAGCTGCTGTCTCCGGCCGTGTCGCCAGCTCTGACCAGGCCGCCAGCATCATCCGTTACGACAACGATGTTGGACCCGACGGCAGCTACAGCTATGCGTAAGTTTCCATccaaatttccaattatttttttatattaaatcctcTTTTTAGAGTTTTCTACATAAAAAGCAACGCCGTTAATGAGGATTTACTTTGTGTGTCTCATGAATTGTGATAGCTAATCAAgcagatttttttacaaataacgtATTTCTGAAGCAGCTATAACAAAAATCATGAAAGTGGTTCACCTCGATGTGGATGACACCCTTTCAAACTCCGAAgttatcaaaatgtaatttatgaatCTCATGCTTACGACATTATATTCCACAGTGTGGAGACCGACAACGGTATCGCTGCTCAGGCCCAGGGTACTCCTCGTGACTTCGGTGGCAACCCACCCATCATCCCTGTAGTCGCCCAAGGATCCTTCTCATGGGTTGCCCCCGACGGCCAAAACGTCGTCATCTCCTACGTCGCTGATGAGAACGGATACCAACCCTCCGTAagttgataacattttatcttGAGAATTCTACTCATTCTTAGTAAGGAATGAAAAATTATGACATCGATTccgaaattgatttaaaaaaacgcgGAAAAAGCGAAAAGATCATCCACCTACTTAGGCTAATGAAGATACTCATAGTATTTGTGTACTAATTGTTCTATTTATTACAGGGTGATGCCATCCCCACCTCTCCCCCAGTCCCCCCACAAATCGCCCGCGCTCTTGAGTACCTCGCCAGGATCCCCCAGAAGAAGTAAATGGACCATCGGCTTTAGACAAAACTTagcttaaattataacattaacgTGAACcctgtaaataaatttaatgtacctGTATATACGAATCCTTATATACATATTTCCAACACATCGTTGgaattagcaaaataaataattttattcaaaacaaaattctgttatttttctttccttaTTACATGACACAGTAATATAAAAAGGATATTTGCTTAGGGTATTTAAATCAAtggaacatttttaaattaatctttgaattaaatgtttccTTATTTATTGCTAATTTGATCAAGGATAACGGTGTTTTGTTCTATGCCTGTGCTTTCCTTCTTATTATTATCACGGGGACCTCCCAAATTCTATTATCAAGATTTCACCAAAGAGATTCTTAAATACATCAAAGCGAAAATTCACGTAACGCGCTCAAAGTGCCAAATGCCGGCTTCGCAAGGATGTTCAGAATAATCTAAAACCCTCCAAATATTCgggtcaaaattaattattttaatatactgcGTGTTGTAATGTGCAATTTACTGCGGTTCAGACCACACATCATAACCACCACAGATATTTATATGGGATGTTATAAATTAAACGCGTCGGACCACCGAATACAAGACGTTGGAAGCTAGCCCGACCTTAATACCACCCTAAAGCCTACAACCGATGTCGTAAGAGGTTTGACTTAGTGTTAAGATGACGCGATATTGTAAGCAGGTTTTGTAAACATAAGGATATATTAAATTTGATGTATTTATCACTTATAGTCCTACCAAATTAATAAGTGGCAGACGTGGGAGTATATGAAATGTATATATCCAaggaaaattgtgttttttttttaattttattttgcgatGTAAGCTGTTCTACACTTCGGAGTTTAATACTTGCCTTTGGAGAGGATTGAACCTGCGCTATGTTGAGCGCAGTGGTTTTAGCGTGTTAGCATTTAGTACTCGCCTATCTTTGCAgtcgaaatataatatttacttgcaATCGAGCCTGCCAATAAATCAAATCTA contains:
- the LOC113498132 gene encoding larval cuticle protein LCP-22-like — its product is MKFAVAFAAVLAVASAQLSAFAPFRQELRPSAPAPRPQAAVSGRVASSDQAASIIRYDNDVGPDGSYSYAVETDNGIAAQAQGTPRDFGGNPPIIPVVAQGSFSWVAPDGQNVVISYVADENGYQPSGDAIPTSPPVPPQIARALEYLARIPQKK